From a region of the Lactuca sativa cultivar Salinas chromosome 4, Lsat_Salinas_v11, whole genome shotgun sequence genome:
- the LOC111917732 gene encoding histidine kinase 4, with protein sequence MGVKMQGHHHLVAVSLNEQQLGTKRKYKSYIPRTNQRKYLALWIISFGFVAIYVYKCIDAGHQERIEEGLVSMCDQRARMLQDQFRVSVNHVHALAVLVSTFHYYKNPSVIDQETFAEYTARTAFERPLLSGVAYAQRVMNYEREELERQHDGTIRTMTKEPSPFRDEYAPVIFAQETVSYLKLVDMMSGEEDRENILRARATGKAVLTSPFKLLGSNHLGVVLTFPVYKSKLPPNASVQERIAATAGYLGGAFDVESLVENLLGQLAENQEIVVKVFDVTNTSNPLITYGRQTEDGDMSHTRVSMLDFGDPFRKHQMTCRYLHKAPISLTAFATATLGYVIVILAGYMFYTGAIHIVQVEDDFDTMQQLKVRAEAADVAKSQFLATVSHEIRTPMNGILGMLALLLDTELSSTQRDYAQTAQACGRALIALINEVLDRAKIEAGKLDLESVPFDIRSILDDVLSLFSEKSRHKGIEMAVLVSDKVPQIVIGDPGRFRQVITNLVGNSVKFTEKGHIFVQVHHADHSKAVVMDMAKSNGCGSHFKTLSGCEAADDRNNWDTVKQLAAPIENVVNLIVSVEDTGIGIPAHAQDLVFMPFMQADSSTSRLYGGTGIGLSISKCLVELMGGQISFVSRPQIGSTFSFTVALKTCKNGDVKKSLYNDDLPNSFQGLKVTLVDSKPIRAAVTRYHLQRLGIIVKIIDTIKTAEDLGDSKPDLLLIEKDTWLLNESMIKIQNFPKKMVLATNITTPEFDKLKSAGFSDTVIRKPLRASMVAACLQQVLGTGQKAETRAKGSFYLRGLLCGKKILVVDDNRVNRRVAAGALKKFGAAVECAESGVAALALLQLPHAFDACFMDIQMPEMDGFEVTRRIRMMEREANEVVGSIEWHLPILAMTADVIHATFEECKRSGMDGYVSKPFEEENLYQAVAKFFESKTGEHTQNG encoded by the exons ATGGGTGTAAAAATGCAAGGCCACCATCACTTAGTAGCAGTGAGTTTGAATGAACAGCAATTGGGCACAAAAAGGAAGTACAAATCATACATCCCAAGAACAAATCAACGAAAATACTTAGCGTTATGGATCATTTCTTTTGGATTTGTCGCGATTTATGTTTACAAATGCATAGATGCAGGGCATCAAGAGAGAATCGAAGAGGGTTTAGTGAGTATGTGTGATCAAAGGGCAAGAATGTTGCAAGATCAATTTAGGGTTAGTGTAAATCATGTACATGCTCTCGCTGTTCTGGTGTCGACTTTTCATTATTACAAGAACCCATCAGTAATCGATCAG GAAACATTTGCAGAATACACAGCAAGAACAGCATTCGAGCGACCTTTGTTGAGTGGAGTTGCATATGCACAAAGGGTAATGAATTACGAGAGAGAAGAACTCGAGAGACAACATGATGGGACCATAAGAACAATGACCAAAGAGCCCTCGCCGTTTCGTGACGAATATGCCCCTGTAATTTTCGCTCAAGAAACCGTTTCCTATCTTAAATTGGTAGATATGATGTCTGGCGAG GAGGACAGAGAGAACATATTGAGGGCTAGAGCAACTGGGAAAGCAGTGCTCACAAGCCCTTTCAAACTTCTTGGTTCTAATCATCTAGGGGTAGTTTTGACATTTCCTGTGTACAAATCAAAGCTTCCACCAAACGCATCTGTTCAAGAACGCATCGCAGCTACTGCCGG ATATCTAGGTGGAGCTTTTGATGTTGAGTCACTAGTAGAAAATTTACTAGGGCAACTTGCTGAAAATCAAGAAATTGTTGTAAAAGTTTTTGATGTCACAAATACATCAAATCCATTGATCACATATGGGCGTCAAACTGAAGATGGTGACATGTCACACACACGAGTGAGTATGCTTGATTTTGGTGATCCGTTTAGGAAGCATCAAATGACTTGTAG ATATCTTCATAAAGCACCGATATCATTAACAGCATTTGCAACTGCGACTTTAGGTTATGTGATTGTGATATTAGCTGGCTACATGTTTTACACGGGAGCCATTCATATTGTTCAGGTTGAAGATGATTTTGACACGATGCAACAATTAAAAGTTCGAGCAGAAGCTGCTGATGTTGCTAAATCACAGTTTCTTGCGACTGTTTCCCATGAAATCAGAACCCCCATGAATGGCATCCTTG GGATGCTTGCATTGCTTCTAGATACAGAATTAAGTTCAACCCAAAGAGATTACGCTCAAACTGCACAAGCTTGTGGAAGAGCATTAATCGCATTGATCAATGAGGTCCTCGATCGAGCCAAAATTGAAGCCGGAAAATTAGACCTAGAATCCGTCCCCTTTGATATCCGCTCCATTCTCGACGATGTTCTCTCTTTATTTTCTGAAAAATCTCGACACAAAGGAATCGAG ATGGCAGTTCTTGTTTCCGATAAAGTCCCACAAATTGTCATCGGAGATCCGGGAAGATTCCGACAAGTCATCACGAATCTCGTCGGAAACTCTGTTAAGTTCACAGAAAAAGGACATATATTCGTTCAAGTTCATCACGCCGATCATTCCAAAGCTGTAGTAATGGACATGGCTAAATCGAACGGGTGTGGGTCCCATTTCAAAACTTTAAGCGGCTGTGAAGCCGCCGATGATCGAAACAATTGGGACACTGTTAAACAATTAGCAGCCCCAATTGAAAACGTTGTTAACCTAATTGTCTCCGTTGAAGACACCGGAATTGGGATTCCGGCGCACGCACAAGATCTCGTTTTTATGCCGTTCATGCAAGCCGACAGTTCCACTTCTAGACTCTACGGCGGAACCGGAATCGGATTGAGTATCAGTAAATGTTTGGTTGAATTAATGGGTGGTCAGATAAGCTTCGTTAGCCGACCACAAATCGGAAGCACGTTTTCTTTCACTGTCGCTTTAAAAACCTGCAAAAATGGCGATGTGAAAAAATCCCTTTACAATGACGATCTTCCGAATTCCTTTCAAGGATTGAAAGTAACCTTGGTCGATTCAAAACCAATCAGAGCTGCAGTGACACGATACCATTTACAGAGACTCGGTATAATCGTTAAAATTATTGATACCATAAAAACGGCGGAGGATTTGGGAGATTCAAAACCGGATCTACTTCTAATCGAGAAAGACACATGGTTATTAAACGAAAGCAtgatcaaaattcaaaatttcccTAAAAAGATGGTTCTAGCAACAAATATAACGACTCCCGAATTCGATAAATTAAAATCCGCCGGGTTTTCCGATACTGTGATTAGGAAGCCGTTAAGAGCGAGCATGGTGGCAGCTTGTTTGCAGCAGGTTTTGGGAACAGGGCAGAAGGCCGAAACCAGGGCAAAAGGGTCTTTTTATCTTCGAGGGTTACTTTGTGGGAAGAAAATTTTGGTGGTTGATGATAACAGAGTAAACCGGAGAGTTGCCGCCGGTGCCCTAAAAAAATTTGGGGCTGCGGTTGAGTGTGCCGAAAGCGGTGTTGCCGCCCTTGCTCTACTTCAGCTACCACATGCTTTTGATGCTTGCTTCATGGATATTCAAATGCCCGAAATGGACGG TTTTGAGGTGACGCGGCGTATACGGATGATGGAAAGGGAGGCGAATGAGGTAGTAGGGAGTATTGAATGGCATTTGCCGATACTGGCGATGACAGCGGATGTGATTCATGCGACGTTTGAAGAGTGTAAGAGAAGTGGAATGGATGGGTACGTATCGAAGCCTTTTGAGGAAGAAAATCTTTACCAGGCTGTGGCAAAGTTTTTTGAATCCAAAACCGGCGAACACACACAAAATGGCTAA